One window from the genome of Macaca fascicularis isolate 582-1 chromosome 7, T2T-MFA8v1.1 encodes:
- the ARF6 gene encoding ADP-ribosylation factor 6 gives MGKVLSKIFGNKEMRILMLGLDAAGKTTILYKLKLGQSVTTIPTVGFNVETVTYKNVKFNVWDVGGQDKIRPLWRHYYTGTQGLIFVVDCADRDRIDEARQELHRIINDREMRDAIILIFANKQDLPDAMKPHEIQEKLGLTRIRDRNWYVQPSCATSGDGLYEGLTWLTSNYKS, from the coding sequence ATGGGGAAGGTGCTATCCAAAATCTTCGGGAACAAGGAAATGCGGATCCTCATGTTGGGCCTGGACGCGGCCGGCAAGACAACAATCCTGTACAAGTTGAAGCTGGGCCAGTCGGTGACCACCATTCCCACTGTGGGTTTCAACGTGGAGACGGTGACTTACAAAAATGTCAAGTTCAACGTATGGGATGTGGGCGGCCAGGACAAGATCCGGCCGCTCTGGCGGCATTACTACACTGGGACCCAAGGTCTGATCTTCGTAGTGGACTGCGCCGACCGCGACCGCATCGATGAGGCTCGCCAGGAGCTGCACCGCATTATCAATGACCGGGAGATGAGGGACGCCATAATCCTCATCTTCGCCAACAAGCAGGACCTGCCTGATGCCATGAAACCCCACGAGATCCAGGAGAAACTGGGCCTGACCCGGATTCGGGACAGGAACTGGTATGTGCAGCCCTCCTGTGCCACCTCAGGGGACGGACTCTATGAGGGGCTCACATGGTTAACCTCTAACTACAAATCTTAA